The following coding sequences lie in one Anguilla rostrata isolate EN2019 chromosome 8, ASM1855537v3, whole genome shotgun sequence genomic window:
- the zbtb14 gene encoding zinc finger and BTB domain-containing protein 14 isoform X1, with translation MMSAPLDWRRSCNMSETVKYVDDEHKTIFLKILNEQRLEGEHCDIAVVVEDVKFRAHRCVLAACSNYFKKLFKKHEVDNSSVIEIDFIRSDIFEEVLNYMYTAKISVKKKDVNLMMSSGQILGIRFLDKLCSQKRDLSPPEDKSDHLNAKYAYDIVKITIPTEESQENQDHEVQVLGDQDDTPSDDMVEESHVNQDLDKSPSSTLRVQEAILKELATEEVHKVSCYDQDVEAMESVQKDLSGHAPQGLTFADSIGEVKDEQPPGWTTAASDMKFEYLLYGHREQLACQVCGKTFMDENRLRKHEKLHSAERPFICEICTKAFTTQAHLKEHLKIHTGFKPYRCDVCGKSFIRAPDLKKHERVHSNERPFGCQMCDKAFKHKSHLKDHERRHRGEKPFVCGSCTKAFAKASDLKRHENNMHSERKQLPASALQSETEQLQAAAMAAEAEHHLESIACQ, from the exons ATGATGTCTGCACCACTTGACTGGAG GAGATCCTGCAACATGTCAGAAACAGTGAAGTATGTCGACGATGAGCATAAAACCATCTTTCTGAAGATACTTAATGAGCAGAGACTGGAAGGTGAGCATTGTGATATCGCAGTGGTTGTTGAAGACGTTAAATTCAGGGCACACCGCTGCGTCTTGGCTGCCTGCAGCAATTACTTTAAGAAGCTGTTTAAGAAGCACGAGGTGGACAACTCCTCCGTGATTGAGATTGACTTTATTCGCTCAGATATCTTTGAGGAGGTGCTAAACTACATGTACACAGCTAAGATTTCCGTGAAGAAAAAAGATGTCAATTTGATGATGTCCTCAGGGCAGATTCTGGGGATCAGGTTTTTGGACAAACTCTGCTCTCAGAAGCGTGACTTATCTCCCCCTGAGGACAAGAGCGACCACCTGAATGCCAAGTATGCCTACGACATTGTCAAAATCACCATCCCCACTGAAGAGTCACAAGAGAACCAGGACCATGAGGTGCAGGTACTGGGAGACCAGGACGACACCCCATCTGATGATATGGTGGAGGAGTCTCACGTGAACCAGGATCTGGACAAATCTCCCAGCAGCACCCTCAGGGTGCAGGAAGCCATCCTCAAGGAGCTGGCCACTGAGGAAGTCCACAAAGTCAGCTGCTATGACCAGGATGTGGAGGCAATGGAGTCGGTGCAGAAGGACCTcagtggccacgccccccaggGTCTCACGTTCGCCGACAGCATCGGGGAGGTGAAGGACGAGCAACCGCCCGGGTGGACCACAGCCGCCAGCGACATGAAGTTTGAGTACCTGTTGTATGGGCACCGGGAGCAGCTGGCCTGCCAGGTCTGCGGCAAGACCTTCATGGACGAAAACCGCCTGCGGAAGCACGAGAAGCTGCACTCGGCCGAGCGGCCGTTCATCTGCGAGATCTGCACCAAGGCCTTCACCACCCAGGCCCACCTGAAGGAGCACCTGAAAATCCACACGGGCTTCAAGCCCTACCGCTGCGACGTGTGCGGGAAGTCCTTCATCCGAGCGCCCGACCTGAAGAAGCACGAGCGCGTCCACAGCAACGAGCGGCCCTTCGGCTGCCAGATGTGCGACAAGGCCTTCAAGCACAAGTCTCACCTGAAGGACCACGAGCGGCGGCACAGGGGGGAGAAGCCCTTCGTCTGCGGCTCGTGCACGAAGGCCTTCGCCAAGGCCTCGGACCTGAAGAGACACGAGAACAACATGCACAGCGAGCGCAAGCAGTTGCCTGCTAGCGCCCTCCAGAGCGAGACCGAGCAACTGCAGGCCGCAGCCATGGCAGCAGAGGCGGAACACCACCTAGAATCTATCGCATGTCAATAA
- the zbtb14 gene encoding zinc finger and BTB domain-containing protein 14 isoform X3, translated as MMSAPLDWRRSCNMSETVKYVDDEHKTIFLKILNEQRLEGQILGIRFLDKLCSQKRDLSPPEDKSDHLNAKYAYDIVKITIPTEESQENQDHEVQVLGDQDDTPSDDMVEESHVNQDLDKSPSSTLRVQEAILKELATEEVHKVSCYDQDVEAMESVQKDLSGHAPQGLTFADSIGEVKDEQPPGWTTAASDMKFEYLLYGHREQLACQVCGKTFMDENRLRKHEKLHSAERPFICEICTKAFTTQAHLKEHLKIHTGFKPYRCDVCGKSFIRAPDLKKHERVHSNERPFGCQMCDKAFKHKSHLKDHERRHRGEKPFVCGSCTKAFAKASDLKRHENNMHSERKQLPASALQSETEQLQAAAMAAEAEHHLESIACQ; from the exons ATGATGTCTGCACCACTTGACTGGAG GAGATCCTGCAACATGTCAGAAACAGTGAAGTATGTCGACGATGAGCATAAAACCATCTTTCTGAAGATACTTAATGAGCAGAGACTGGAAG GGCAGATTCTGGGGATCAGGTTTTTGGACAAACTCTGCTCTCAGAAGCGTGACTTATCTCCCCCTGAGGACAAGAGCGACCACCTGAATGCCAAGTATGCCTACGACATTGTCAAAATCACCATCCCCACTGAAGAGTCACAAGAGAACCAGGACCATGAGGTGCAGGTACTGGGAGACCAGGACGACACCCCATCTGATGATATGGTGGAGGAGTCTCACGTGAACCAGGATCTGGACAAATCTCCCAGCAGCACCCTCAGGGTGCAGGAAGCCATCCTCAAGGAGCTGGCCACTGAGGAAGTCCACAAAGTCAGCTGCTATGACCAGGATGTGGAGGCAATGGAGTCGGTGCAGAAGGACCTcagtggccacgccccccaggGTCTCACGTTCGCCGACAGCATCGGGGAGGTGAAGGACGAGCAACCGCCCGGGTGGACCACAGCCGCCAGCGACATGAAGTTTGAGTACCTGTTGTATGGGCACCGGGAGCAGCTGGCCTGCCAGGTCTGCGGCAAGACCTTCATGGACGAAAACCGCCTGCGGAAGCACGAGAAGCTGCACTCGGCCGAGCGGCCGTTCATCTGCGAGATCTGCACCAAGGCCTTCACCACCCAGGCCCACCTGAAGGAGCACCTGAAAATCCACACGGGCTTCAAGCCCTACCGCTGCGACGTGTGCGGGAAGTCCTTCATCCGAGCGCCCGACCTGAAGAAGCACGAGCGCGTCCACAGCAACGAGCGGCCCTTCGGCTGCCAGATGTGCGACAAGGCCTTCAAGCACAAGTCTCACCTGAAGGACCACGAGCGGCGGCACAGGGGGGAGAAGCCCTTCGTCTGCGGCTCGTGCACGAAGGCCTTCGCCAAGGCCTCGGACCTGAAGAGACACGAGAACAACATGCACAGCGAGCGCAAGCAGTTGCCTGCTAGCGCCCTCCAGAGCGAGACCGAGCAACTGCAGGCCGCAGCCATGGCAGCAGAGGCGGAACACCACCTAGAATCTATCGCATGTCAATAA
- the zbtb14 gene encoding zinc finger and BTB domain-containing protein 14 isoform X2, with amino-acid sequence MSETVKYVDDEHKTIFLKILNEQRLEGEHCDIAVVVEDVKFRAHRCVLAACSNYFKKLFKKHEVDNSSVIEIDFIRSDIFEEVLNYMYTAKISVKKKDVNLMMSSGQILGIRFLDKLCSQKRDLSPPEDKSDHLNAKYAYDIVKITIPTEESQENQDHEVQVLGDQDDTPSDDMVEESHVNQDLDKSPSSTLRVQEAILKELATEEVHKVSCYDQDVEAMESVQKDLSGHAPQGLTFADSIGEVKDEQPPGWTTAASDMKFEYLLYGHREQLACQVCGKTFMDENRLRKHEKLHSAERPFICEICTKAFTTQAHLKEHLKIHTGFKPYRCDVCGKSFIRAPDLKKHERVHSNERPFGCQMCDKAFKHKSHLKDHERRHRGEKPFVCGSCTKAFAKASDLKRHENNMHSERKQLPASALQSETEQLQAAAMAAEAEHHLESIACQ; translated from the coding sequence ATGTCAGAAACAGTGAAGTATGTCGACGATGAGCATAAAACCATCTTTCTGAAGATACTTAATGAGCAGAGACTGGAAGGTGAGCATTGTGATATCGCAGTGGTTGTTGAAGACGTTAAATTCAGGGCACACCGCTGCGTCTTGGCTGCCTGCAGCAATTACTTTAAGAAGCTGTTTAAGAAGCACGAGGTGGACAACTCCTCCGTGATTGAGATTGACTTTATTCGCTCAGATATCTTTGAGGAGGTGCTAAACTACATGTACACAGCTAAGATTTCCGTGAAGAAAAAAGATGTCAATTTGATGATGTCCTCAGGGCAGATTCTGGGGATCAGGTTTTTGGACAAACTCTGCTCTCAGAAGCGTGACTTATCTCCCCCTGAGGACAAGAGCGACCACCTGAATGCCAAGTATGCCTACGACATTGTCAAAATCACCATCCCCACTGAAGAGTCACAAGAGAACCAGGACCATGAGGTGCAGGTACTGGGAGACCAGGACGACACCCCATCTGATGATATGGTGGAGGAGTCTCACGTGAACCAGGATCTGGACAAATCTCCCAGCAGCACCCTCAGGGTGCAGGAAGCCATCCTCAAGGAGCTGGCCACTGAGGAAGTCCACAAAGTCAGCTGCTATGACCAGGATGTGGAGGCAATGGAGTCGGTGCAGAAGGACCTcagtggccacgccccccaggGTCTCACGTTCGCCGACAGCATCGGGGAGGTGAAGGACGAGCAACCGCCCGGGTGGACCACAGCCGCCAGCGACATGAAGTTTGAGTACCTGTTGTATGGGCACCGGGAGCAGCTGGCCTGCCAGGTCTGCGGCAAGACCTTCATGGACGAAAACCGCCTGCGGAAGCACGAGAAGCTGCACTCGGCCGAGCGGCCGTTCATCTGCGAGATCTGCACCAAGGCCTTCACCACCCAGGCCCACCTGAAGGAGCACCTGAAAATCCACACGGGCTTCAAGCCCTACCGCTGCGACGTGTGCGGGAAGTCCTTCATCCGAGCGCCCGACCTGAAGAAGCACGAGCGCGTCCACAGCAACGAGCGGCCCTTCGGCTGCCAGATGTGCGACAAGGCCTTCAAGCACAAGTCTCACCTGAAGGACCACGAGCGGCGGCACAGGGGGGAGAAGCCCTTCGTCTGCGGCTCGTGCACGAAGGCCTTCGCCAAGGCCTCGGACCTGAAGAGACACGAGAACAACATGCACAGCGAGCGCAAGCAGTTGCCTGCTAGCGCCCTCCAGAGCGAGACCGAGCAACTGCAGGCCGCAGCCATGGCAGCAGAGGCGGAACACCACCTAGAATCTATCGCATGTCAATAA